One part of the Aneurinibacillus sp. REN35 genome encodes these proteins:
- a CDS encoding cold-shock protein, whose product MAFMRGKQQVEEVPLFEVNIWRCENEGCKGWMRQDYSFAMQPACPFCQSGMVEEMRMLPQLSHYIGS is encoded by the coding sequence ATGGCTTTCATGCGAGGCAAACAGCAAGTGGAAGAGGTTCCGCTGTTCGAAGTAAATATATGGCGATGCGAAAATGAGGGATGTAAGGGATGGATGCGGCAGGATTATTCCTTTGCGATGCAGCCTGCCTGTCCGTTTTGCCAATCGGGTATGGTTGAGGAGATGCGCATGCTACCGCAGCTATCCCATTATATCGGTTCATAA
- a CDS encoding response regulator, translating into MKKVTILLIEDHVIVRSGLTLFLNNQPDMLVIGEAAEGTEGLQLLHTIRPDVVITDLSMPKGMDGFTTLQEIHLSFPDIPVLILTMHDDEVYVKEALRLGVRGLVLKQTDTNQLLAAVRSLAEGKQYYDRSFGEHTISRLLYELKEEERRTPLTAREEEVLRLTAMGYTNKEISDRLFISVKTVENHKASLMKKLALSSRAELVQYAIEKGLLHIQKPL; encoded by the coding sequence GTGAAAAAAGTTACGATTTTATTAATTGAAGACCATGTTATTGTTCGTTCAGGACTTACTTTATTCTTAAACAACCAGCCGGATATGCTCGTTATAGGAGAAGCAGCCGAAGGTACAGAAGGACTACAGCTCCTGCATACCATCCGCCCTGATGTAGTGATTACCGATCTATCGATGCCTAAGGGGATGGACGGGTTTACTACCTTACAGGAAATCCACCTCTCCTTTCCTGACATACCGGTGCTTATTCTTACGATGCATGACGATGAAGTATATGTGAAAGAGGCTTTGCGGCTTGGCGTGCGCGGTCTTGTACTAAAGCAAACAGATACGAATCAGCTTCTTGCGGCTGTACGCTCTCTTGCAGAGGGCAAACAATATTATGATAGAAGCTTTGGTGAACATACCATTAGCCGTTTACTGTATGAACTTAAAGAAGAAGAAAGAAGAACGCCGCTGACAGCACGCGAAGAAGAAGTGCTCCGTCTTACCGCTATGGGTTATACGAATAAAGAAATATCGGATCGATTATTCATCAGTGTAAAAACGGTGGAAAATCATAAGGCAAGCCTGATGAAGAAACTCGCCCTATCTTCACGTGCAGAATTGGTGCAGTATGCCATTGAAAAAGGGCTTCTGCATATACAGAAGCCCTTGTAA
- a CDS encoding PAS domain-containing sensor histidine kinase, with protein sequence MLEHTLFQTLTDGVLIMDAKRKILEMNPAASKMTGWTIGQTVPYCVYCQKRKLVPGEERCLMTGKNAPTYFESDMPTLQGETIPVSFSTAHLPSENDTDRQIVLMLRDLSQKRKEEELQMAKLMARQTIEAQEAERKRLAQELHDGIGQSLYSISMALGLLRQDIGEHKVDLLDNITATLQTTMKEVKRLSVALRPPALDILGLKAALLSLARQVEMHFPLTVTIHYHLPAELHLSSSTELNIYRILQETLSNAAKHAGAATVSIYLEQMNATDDLRLTVCDDGIGFDLSHVHKQSEGLGLRHIAERARLLEGRVDIHTAPQSGTTVQVTIPYAERGEHTGEKSYDFIN encoded by the coding sequence ATGCTAGAGCATACGCTATTCCAGACGCTAACGGATGGCGTACTAATCATGGATGCTAAACGCAAGATATTGGAGATGAATCCGGCTGCTTCCAAGATGACCGGATGGACAATCGGGCAGACAGTGCCGTATTGCGTATACTGCCAGAAACGAAAGCTTGTCCCCGGTGAAGAACGCTGTCTCATGACGGGCAAGAACGCACCAACCTACTTTGAATCGGACATGCCCACGTTACAGGGAGAAACCATTCCTGTTTCATTCAGCACCGCGCATCTGCCTTCAGAAAACGATACCGATAGACAGATCGTACTCATGCTGCGCGACCTCTCACAGAAGAGAAAAGAAGAAGAGCTGCAAATGGCCAAATTAATGGCCCGTCAAACAATCGAGGCACAGGAGGCAGAACGCAAGCGATTGGCTCAAGAGCTGCATGACGGCATCGGTCAATCATTATATAGTATCTCCATGGCGCTTGGGCTTCTACGTCAGGACATAGGGGAACATAAGGTGGATCTTCTTGATAACATTACCGCTACGCTTCAGACAACAATGAAAGAGGTGAAGCGCCTATCTGTAGCACTTAGACCGCCTGCACTCGATATTCTCGGACTCAAGGCCGCTTTGCTATCTCTAGCTCGTCAGGTAGAAATGCATTTCCCGCTAACTGTCACCATTCATTATCATCTGCCTGCCGAATTGCACTTATCTTCTTCTACAGAATTAAACATATATCGCATACTACAAGAAACTCTCTCCAACGCAGCAAAGCATGCAGGAGCTGCGACAGTTTCGATCTATCTCGAACAGATGAATGCGACAGATGATCTGCGACTCACTGTGTGCGATGACGGGATCGGATTTGACCTCTCTCACGTCCACAAACAAAGCGAAGGGCTTGGCTTAAGACATATAGCAGAACGAGCCCGCCTGCTTGAAGGACGCGTAGACATCCATACCGCTCCACAAAGCGGAACAACCGTTCAGGTTACCATACCATATGCGGAAAGAGGGGAGCACACCGGTGAAAAAAGTTACGATTTTATTAATTGA
- a CDS encoding methyl-accepting chemotaxis protein, with protein MKSLRGKLLWMVLPILIVSLSTIAWINHSKATEFLEQNFNEKAELQISNLKKELGTWIAVRESVLNTIAQADILKERPLEEAIPYLKNQLQVNQEFDYFFVGDEKGNTITTDGNRTNVADRPYFKKAMSGMTAVSDVMIAKTTGKKIIVFAIPLETKSGERKGVLAGVITADYITSVIASDVKLGKTGYAFMTQKDGMIIAHPNKDKILKENVLKNGNNDLTYLIRESQTGKTGSHRYNYEGTEKLGYYTFIPRTSWSLVITAPAAEATEQLSYLAKISLATVVGVLIFTCILLILFASRFVRPIRRLSHLTSELAEGNLTVRANVNSEDEVGALSQNFDKMIDNICEIVETMKKTSAHLEQSSQNMTISSEETKRASEEVAVTIQDLAAGSSTIADSVSEVTGEMGTMKRTIDSISQETSHMVASFMRMSNLSQEGLEASGQAVSRIQEVDERIYESAQMMQGLEEKSNAVGGIVTLIASIAEQTNLLALNASIEAARAGEHGKGFAVVAGEVRKLAEQTNRATAQIQTLIIDTQKEANRASHSISSGVATVQEGRAMVEKTGAYFSEMVAMIKEVTQLTEAIAREINQVERNTVTVAESMESIAAITEEASASTEQVSASSQQQAASAQEILNDSHQLKELSIQLQEVVNRFRTDQ; from the coding sequence GTGAAGTCACTGAGAGGCAAGCTGCTGTGGATGGTGCTGCCGATTCTGATTGTGTCGCTTTCGACAATTGCTTGGATCAACCATTCAAAAGCAACGGAATTTCTCGAACAGAATTTTAATGAGAAGGCTGAGTTGCAAATCAGTAATTTAAAGAAGGAGCTTGGTACTTGGATTGCTGTGCGTGAGAGCGTGCTGAATACAATTGCGCAAGCTGATATCTTAAAGGAACGACCGTTAGAAGAAGCAATACCGTATTTAAAGAATCAACTGCAAGTGAATCAGGAGTTCGATTATTTTTTTGTTGGGGATGAGAAGGGAAATACGATTACGACTGATGGAAACCGGACGAATGTAGCAGATCGTCCATACTTCAAAAAAGCGATGAGTGGTATGACGGCGGTCTCTGATGTGATGATAGCAAAGACGACCGGCAAAAAAATCATCGTATTTGCTATTCCGCTAGAAACAAAAAGCGGAGAGAGAAAAGGCGTGCTGGCTGGAGTTATTACAGCAGATTATATTACCAGTGTGATCGCTTCGGATGTGAAGCTTGGCAAAACGGGCTACGCGTTTATGACGCAAAAAGACGGAATGATTATTGCGCATCCGAATAAAGACAAAATCCTTAAAGAAAATGTACTTAAAAATGGAAACAACGATCTAACATATCTTATTCGAGAATCACAGACAGGCAAAACAGGCTCACATCGCTACAATTACGAAGGAACAGAAAAACTAGGCTATTATACATTCATTCCACGGACAAGCTGGTCGCTTGTTATTACAGCTCCGGCAGCGGAGGCCACAGAACAGCTTTCGTATCTGGCTAAAATTTCGCTGGCAACGGTGGTCGGTGTCCTTATCTTTACGTGTATTCTTCTTATTCTGTTTGCCTCACGTTTTGTGCGGCCGATTCGTAGGTTAAGCCATCTGACCTCTGAATTGGCAGAGGGAAATCTAACGGTACGTGCCAATGTAAACAGCGAAGATGAAGTAGGCGCATTGAGTCAGAATTTCGACAAAATGATTGATAATATTTGCGAGATTGTGGAGACGATGAAAAAAACGTCTGCACATCTTGAGCAGTCGTCACAGAACATGACCATATCAAGCGAAGAGACGAAGCGTGCATCCGAAGAGGTGGCCGTTACGATTCAGGATTTGGCTGCCGGCTCGTCTACTATTGCTGATTCTGTCAGTGAAGTGACAGGAGAGATGGGAACGATGAAGCGTACCATCGACAGCATCTCACAAGAGACATCGCATATGGTTGCGTCGTTTATGAGAATGTCGAATCTCTCTCAAGAAGGGCTTGAAGCATCGGGACAGGCAGTAAGCAGAATCCAAGAGGTAGACGAGCGAATTTATGAGTCAGCGCAAATGATGCAAGGACTTGAAGAGAAGTCCAATGCGGTTGGCGGCATTGTTACATTGATCGCAAGCATTGCAGAGCAGACGAATTTATTAGCACTTAATGCAAGCATTGAAGCCGCCCGTGCAGGTGAACACGGCAAGGGCTTTGCCGTAGTGGCAGGCGAAGTGCGTAAGCTAGCCGAGCAGACCAATCGGGCCACCGCTCAGATTCAGACGCTTATTATCGATACGCAGAAAGAGGCGAATCGTGCCTCCCACTCTATTAGCAGCGGCGTAGCTACGGTACAGGAAGGCAGAGCTATGGTTGAGAAAACCGGCGCGTACTTCTCTGAAATGGTTGCCATGATTAAAGAGGTGACTCAATTGACGGAGGCGATTGCGCGTGAGATCAATCAGGTAGAACGCAATACTGTCACCGTAGCGGAGTCGATGGAGAGCATCGCGGCTATTACGGAAGAAGCCTCTGCCAGCACGGAGCAGGTAAGTGCATCAAGCCAGCAACAGGCTGCATCCGCACAGGAGATTCTTAATGACAGCCATCAATTAAAGGAGTTGTCCATTCAACTCCAGGAGGTTGTCAACCGTTTTCGTACGGATCAGTAA
- a CDS encoding rhodanese-like domain-containing protein, whose protein sequence is MDWLAVALLGLLLVFIIYRMLPPRGVKSVSVDELQEAMKEPKGKQIIDVRESNEYRGGHIQGARNIPLGQVKVAATGIPKDKDTYLVCESGFRSSQAARILKKEGFKNLYNVSGGMKRWKGRIVRK, encoded by the coding sequence ATGGATTGGTTAGCTGTAGCATTACTGGGACTTTTGCTCGTATTCATTATCTATCGTATGCTGCCGCCCCGCGGTGTGAAAAGCGTATCGGTAGATGAACTCCAAGAGGCGATGAAGGAGCCGAAGGGCAAGCAGATCATCGATGTGCGTGAGTCGAATGAGTATCGTGGCGGCCATATCCAGGGTGCGCGCAACATTCCGCTTGGTCAGGTAAAGGTAGCTGCTACTGGTATTCCGAAAGACAAGGACACATACCTTGTCTGCGAAAGCGGATTTCGCAGCTCTCAGGCCGCACGCATTCTGAAAAAAGAAGGATTTAAAAATCTATACAATGTATCCGGCGGCATGAAACGTTGGAAGGGCAGAATCGTCCGGAAATAA
- the steA gene encoding putative cytokinetic ring protein SteA produces the protein MMFLRSEKYNRMVRGPVRCGHSTKHMLASLRPGDIAVISHPDIDELAARGLIEQRVKAVINCAVSFTGEYEARGARLLLDTGIPLYDCPARPSLVGELSNGEEIMIDGHYLFRKKDKAMLIRLLPVTREMWQVAYQSAIQKAAEKLTQFVDNTLDYALREKEYLFQPLSSLPLQTRLAGRPAVVVSRGRHYREDLYALYDYISMYRPVLIGVDGGADALLQQGLIPDIIMGDMDSVSDRALRLAADIVVHAYPNGEAPGAKRVSDLCIPYHKLAAPGTSEDMALLYAYDHGVSLIISVGTHTAMEEFLEKNRDGMASTLLTRMKIGSRLMDAKGIHCIYGNSQPALPWVRHLKNWMQIKR, from the coding sequence ATGATGTTCCTGCGTTCCGAAAAATACAACCGCATGGTTCGTGGTCCCGTTCGGTGCGGGCATAGTACTAAACATATGCTTGCTTCGCTTCGGCCGGGAGATATTGCAGTGATCTCCCATCCGGATATTGATGAATTGGCGGCACGTGGACTGATCGAACAGCGGGTGAAAGCGGTTATTAATTGTGCCGTGTCGTTCACAGGAGAATATGAGGCGCGCGGAGCCAGATTGCTATTAGATACAGGCATACCGTTGTACGATTGTCCTGCAAGACCAAGTCTTGTAGGAGAGCTCTCTAATGGAGAGGAAATCATGATTGACGGGCATTACTTATTTAGGAAAAAGGACAAAGCGATGCTGATTCGCCTTTTGCCGGTTACACGCGAGATGTGGCAGGTCGCATACCAGAGTGCCATACAAAAGGCGGCGGAGAAGCTAACCCAGTTCGTGGATAATACGCTTGATTATGCATTGCGGGAGAAGGAGTACTTATTTCAGCCTCTCTCCTCCTTGCCCCTTCAGACACGGCTTGCAGGTCGTCCGGCGGTTGTTGTCTCGCGTGGAAGGCATTATAGAGAAGATCTATATGCCCTATATGATTACATCTCAATGTACCGTCCTGTGCTGATAGGGGTGGATGGAGGGGCTGATGCTCTCCTTCAACAAGGTCTAATACCGGATATTATTATGGGAGATATGGATAGTGTGAGCGATAGAGCGTTACGACTTGCCGCAGACATCGTTGTACATGCGTATCCGAATGGAGAAGCACCCGGAGCTAAGAGGGTCAGTGACCTTTGTATTCCATACCATAAGCTTGCCGCGCCCGGGACGAGTGAAGATATGGCGCTATTATATGCATATGACCACGGCGTATCGTTAATTATAAGCGTCGGAACACATACCGCCATGGAAGAATTCCTAGAAAAAAATCGCGACGGTATGGCCAGTACATTGCTTACGCGCATGAAGATTGGTAGTCGATTGATGGATGCGAAGGGCATTCATTGTATATATGGAAATAGTCAGCCTGCGCTGCCGTGGGTGCGCCATCTAAAGAACTGGATGCAGATAAAACGATGA
- a CDS encoding glycosyltransferase family 2 protein — protein MKKAAAIIIPAYNEGAWIRQTLQALRMQADLSSCEIIVIDDGSEDNTAELAAKWADGVIRLEENRGKGSALWQGVQAVPHERILFVDADLGATAIHVVRLLDELEEDACEMAVACPPSAHRGGFGLARRLAQREIYKATGTMLRAPLSGQRALTRRAACAVQNWECGFGIEAAMTLDILKAGLPMREVPMPIMHREYGRTVSGFWHRGKQYAVIRRTMAERRRHR, from the coding sequence ATGAAAAAAGCCGCTGCGATTATCATTCCTGCATATAATGAAGGCGCATGGATCAGGCAGACATTACAAGCATTACGTATGCAAGCAGACCTGTCATCATGCGAAATTATCGTCATAGATGACGGAAGCGAAGATAATACGGCCGAGCTAGCTGCAAAGTGGGCGGATGGAGTCATTCGTCTTGAAGAAAATAGAGGAAAAGGGTCGGCATTATGGCAGGGCGTACAAGCTGTGCCTCATGAGCGAATCTTATTTGTTGATGCGGATCTTGGGGCTACAGCTATTCATGTTGTCAGGTTGTTGGACGAGCTAGAGGAGGATGCATGTGAGATGGCAGTCGCTTGTCCTCCGTCAGCACACAGAGGGGGCTTTGGTTTAGCGAGACGCCTTGCTCAGCGCGAGATATATAAGGCAACAGGAACTATGCTGCGCGCTCCCTTATCAGGTCAGCGTGCATTGACGCGTCGTGCAGCTTGTGCCGTGCAGAACTGGGAGTGCGGATTTGGTATCGAAGCGGCTATGACGCTCGATATATTAAAGGCAGGCCTGCCAATGCGTGAAGTTCCCATGCCCATCATGCACCGTGAGTATGGTCGAACCGTGTCTGGTTTTTGGCATCGAGGCAAGCAATATGCTGTCATACGCAGAACGATGGCGGAGAGGCGGAGGCATAGATGA
- a CDS encoding DUF2627 domain-containing protein has protein sequence MLRFVAVFIVYVIPGAVAAYGFKTMRDTLYLYFDPAINQFLIGRFILGFVLFLLGVAFIGGYILHRDRKKNLVQARFQKEEQQ, from the coding sequence CTGTTACGATTTGTTGCCGTATTTATTGTGTATGTGATTCCAGGCGCTGTTGCAGCCTATGGCTTTAAAACCATGCGGGATACGCTGTATCTGTATTTTGATCCGGCTATCAATCAATTCCTGATTGGCCGATTCATTCTCGGATTCGTACTTTTTTTGCTTGGTGTTGCATTCATCGGTGGCTATATTTTACATCGGGATCGAAAAAAGAACCTTGTACAAGCACGTTTTCAAAAGGAAGAACAACAGTAA